From Methylomonas sp. EFPC3, a single genomic window includes:
- a CDS encoding helix-turn-helix transcriptional regulator: MSSEEDNKSSLFGARLRAEAKRLGLNQATAGKLCGVSREMWGKYERGDAIPGGEVLFAFASAGANLHFIATGQSFVAEQAAGYALTPEKEKLLENYEHCSEEDKRAIRRLALLASKEAETETESPARSA; the protein is encoded by the coding sequence ATGTCAAGTGAAGAAGATAATAAAAGTTCGCTTTTTGGGGCGCGGCTGCGCGCGGAGGCAAAACGACTGGGTTTGAATCAGGCCACGGCCGGCAAGCTGTGCGGGGTGAGCCGGGAAATGTGGGGAAAATACGAACGCGGCGATGCGATACCGGGAGGAGAAGTTTTGTTCGCATTCGCCAGTGCTGGCGCGAACTTGCATTTCATCGCTACCGGTCAATCGTTTGTGGCTGAGCAGGCGGCCGGTTATGCACTTACTCCGGAAAAGGAAAAGCTTCTCGAGAATTACGAGCATTGCTCGGAGGAGGACAAGCGCGCTATCAGGCGATTGGCGCTACTGGCCTCAAAGGAGGCCGAGACTGAAACGGAATCGCCGGCGCGATCGGCGTAA
- a CDS encoding helix-turn-helix transcriptional regulator encodes MSRNRKSPEIVRLQSLLAELGETPASLETKTGIAARTINNCIWGDQPLGGRLLRALAEQFGVSIDWLVMGRGAMFAGGESAPAPGALLPFFETVDLSTVQDFWWLAARCAEESLRQSGATPGVDYSYLDLYRLAQPLVAEKFGAGELSLVAHEAAG; translated from the coding sequence ATGAGTAGGAATCGTAAATCTCCGGAAATCGTGCGCTTGCAGTCCTTGCTGGCTGAGTTGGGCGAGACGCCGGCTTCGCTGGAAACCAAAACCGGGATCGCGGCGCGGACGATCAACAATTGCATCTGGGGCGATCAGCCGTTGGGCGGTCGGTTGTTGCGGGCGTTGGCTGAACAGTTCGGCGTCAGTATCGATTGGTTGGTGATGGGGCGCGGGGCGATGTTTGCCGGCGGCGAGTCGGCACCGGCGCCGGGGGCGCTGTTGCCGTTTTTCGAGACGGTGGATCTATCAACGGTGCAGGATTTTTGGTGGCTGGCGGCGCGCTGCGCGGAAGAATCGTTGCGGCAGTCCGGCGCTACGCCGGGGGTGGACTATTCCTATCTGGATTTGTACCGGCTGGCGCAGCCGTTGGTGGCGGAAAAATTCGGCGCCGGCGAGCTGTCCCTGGTGGCCCATGAGGCGGCCGGCTGA
- a CDS encoding tyrosine-type recombinase/integrase, with protein MTVKQYKNGKWGVEIDRKGIPRVRKSSFASKAEAEAFEREYLARYATKINANADSRSLKELVELWFEYHGLNLADGEKRRRCLLDLATALKNPVASRLTAEEFVKYRAARLRAGLSQKTANNHHGYLSSLYNKLRKLRVIDYENPIGEVDFIKIQERQLSYLSTDQIVTLLEAIQSGCDNASTWYVAQLCLRTGARWGEAEQLRFKQLHSGRVTYEFTKGKRTRTIPLDPWFYAELMKFAGYKNPDDRLFTNCIGSFRRAVARTDLDLPRGQCSHILRHSFASHFVMKGGSIVSLQKILGHANIEMTMRYAHLCPDHLQDAVRLNPMADVGSIP; from the coding sequence GTGACTGTTAAACAATATAAAAACGGTAAATGGGGCGTCGAGATCGATCGAAAGGGGATTCCGAGGGTCAGGAAGTCGAGTTTTGCTTCGAAAGCGGAGGCGGAAGCGTTTGAGCGGGAGTATCTGGCCCGGTATGCGACCAAGATCAATGCCAATGCCGACAGCCGCTCTTTAAAGGAGCTGGTGGAGTTGTGGTTCGAGTATCACGGGCTGAATCTGGCGGACGGCGAGAAGCGGCGGCGTTGTTTGCTGGATCTGGCGACGGCGCTGAAAAATCCGGTGGCGAGCCGGCTGACGGCGGAGGAGTTTGTCAAATATCGGGCGGCTAGGTTGCGGGCTGGGTTGTCTCAGAAGACAGCGAACAATCATCACGGCTATTTGTCGTCGCTTTATAACAAGTTGCGCAAGTTGCGGGTGATCGATTACGAGAATCCGATCGGTGAGGTGGATTTCATCAAGATACAGGAGCGGCAGTTGTCGTATTTGTCGACGGATCAGATTGTGACGTTGCTCGAGGCGATTCAATCGGGCTGCGATAACGCTTCGACGTGGTATGTGGCGCAGTTGTGTCTGCGCACGGGCGCCAGGTGGGGCGAGGCAGAGCAGTTGCGGTTTAAGCAGTTGCATTCCGGCCGGGTGACGTATGAGTTTACCAAGGGTAAGCGGACGCGGACGATTCCGCTGGATCCCTGGTTTTACGCGGAGTTGATGAAGTTTGCCGGCTATAAGAATCCGGACGATAGGCTGTTTACCAACTGTATCGGTTCGTTTCGGCGGGCTGTGGCCAGGACTGATCTGGATCTGCCGCGCGGGCAGTGTAGCCATATTCTGCGGCATTCGTTCGCCAGCCATTTTGTGATGAAGGGCGGCAGTATTGTGTCGCTGCAGAAGATTCTCGGCCATGCCAATATCGAGATGACGATGCGTTACGCGCATTTGTGTCCGGATCATTTGCAGGATGCTGTGCGGCTGAACCCGATGGCGGACGTGGGTTCGATTCCGTGA
- a CDS encoding DEAD/DEAH box helicase family protein, with protein MAFNEEETRFHLIDPILRKKGYDDPQRIRLETPAPVEPTGPKGRRSKRGGRTDYLLCVQVGDMPKPLPVAVLEAKRESEDPLKGMEQAKGYADCSRFDVQYVFASNGHLYGDYDKPSGIQTGPHPLIDFPPHPDLCTRYAKDKGIDLNSPEAALLFQADSPAWSASRYYQDAAIRTAFEKIILERQAGNPARVLLTLATGAGKTIIATNLLWRMAQAGLLPKPALFLCDRDELREQAYTKLKAAFGGNARIVETVRGQNAAANARIHIATYHTLGIDEDGNGSFLTDHYGHDAFSVIIIDECHRSAWGKWSQVLTRNPNAIHIGLTATPRKLKPPKHDKKSKDVETAIAADDAITAHNIQYFGEPVYEYTLAQAQEDGYLAACEIIKRKADIDARVFTREEIISSGARDIKTGKPLTEADLTKAEYTGKDFDDELFIDLRTPKMCEDLFQLLCDNGGPEQKVIIFCTRDLHADRVAMQMNNLYARWCKEQNKPRKDDYAFKCTAAGGADKIEIMRGSGERAFIACTVDLLEAGVDIERLNAVVFFRYLQSAIKFYQMVGRGTRIHEETQKYKFWLYDYTGVTDLFGVDFITNPPRPGGGDSSGGTGGGDDDGGDDDSPVVPVMGGQRVIINAQGRFILGNRGGVATPIPVDEYRHEMMARVLSEAHNLDDFRALWVEAKKRRQLIAHLLGDHLSPELIRDAEQMNDFDLYDFFGKHGYHARALTRPQRGAEYLSVNAAWFADMDTQPATVLKGLGHQFALDGTEALESSALWEVPEIKLAGGINALRALGAPTQVMQDAKMRLFGA; from the coding sequence GTGGCATTCAACGAAGAAGAAACCCGATTCCATCTTATTGATCCAATATTGCGCAAGAAGGGTTATGACGACCCTCAGCGCATCCGTCTGGAAACCCCGGCGCCGGTGGAGCCGACCGGACCGAAGGGACGACGCAGCAAACGCGGCGGTAGAACAGATTATTTACTGTGCGTGCAGGTGGGCGATATGCCCAAGCCGCTACCGGTCGCGGTGCTGGAAGCCAAACGCGAAAGCGAAGACCCGCTCAAAGGTATGGAGCAAGCCAAAGGCTACGCGGACTGCTCCCGCTTTGACGTGCAGTATGTGTTCGCCAGCAACGGCCATCTGTATGGCGACTACGACAAACCCAGCGGCATCCAGACTGGCCCACATCCGCTCATCGACTTCCCGCCACACCCGGACCTGTGCACGCGCTACGCCAAGGACAAGGGCATCGATCTGAATTCGCCTGAAGCTGCCCTGCTGTTTCAGGCCGACAGCCCGGCCTGGTCGGCCAGTCGCTATTACCAAGATGCAGCCATCCGCACGGCCTTTGAAAAAATCATTTTGGAGCGACAAGCGGGCAACCCAGCGCGCGTACTACTCACGCTGGCGACCGGCGCGGGCAAAACCATCATTGCCACCAACCTGCTGTGGCGTATGGCGCAAGCAGGGTTGTTGCCCAAACCCGCGTTGTTTCTGTGCGACCGCGACGAACTACGCGAACAGGCTTACACCAAGCTCAAAGCCGCTTTTGGCGGCAACGCGCGCATTGTGGAAACCGTGCGCGGCCAGAACGCCGCCGCCAATGCGCGCATCCACATCGCTACCTATCATACGCTCGGCATCGACGAGGACGGCAATGGCAGCTTTCTCACCGACCACTACGGCCATGACGCCTTCAGCGTCATCATCATCGACGAATGTCACCGCTCGGCTTGGGGTAAGTGGTCGCAGGTGCTCACCCGCAACCCCAACGCCATCCATATCGGCCTCACCGCCACGCCGCGCAAGCTGAAACCACCCAAACACGACAAGAAATCCAAGGACGTGGAAACCGCCATCGCCGCAGACGATGCCATCACCGCGCACAACATCCAATACTTTGGCGAACCGGTGTACGAATACACGCTGGCGCAAGCGCAGGAGGACGGCTATCTTGCCGCCTGCGAAATCATCAAGCGCAAGGCCGACATCGATGCTCGCGTGTTCACCCGCGAGGAAATCATCAGCTCCGGCGCGCGCGACATCAAAACCGGCAAACCGCTCACCGAAGCAGACCTGACCAAAGCCGAATACACCGGCAAGGACTTCGACGACGAACTCTTCATCGACCTGCGCACGCCCAAGATGTGTGAAGACCTGTTCCAGCTCTTGTGCGACAACGGCGGGCCGGAGCAAAAGGTCATTATCTTCTGCACCCGCGACCTGCACGCCGACCGCGTAGCCATGCAGATGAACAACCTCTACGCCCGCTGGTGCAAAGAGCAAAACAAACCCCGCAAGGACGACTACGCCTTCAAATGCACGGCGGCGGGCGGCGCGGACAAGATCGAGATCATGCGCGGTAGCGGCGAGCGCGCCTTCATTGCCTGCACCGTCGATCTGCTGGAAGCCGGGGTGGACATCGAACGCCTCAACGCCGTGGTGTTCTTCCGCTATTTGCAATCGGCGATCAAGTTTTATCAGATGGTGGGGCGCGGCACCCGCATCCACGAAGAAACCCAGAAATATAAATTCTGGCTCTACGACTACACCGGCGTCACCGACCTGTTTGGCGTGGACTTCATCACCAACCCGCCTCGGCCAGGCGGTGGCGACAGTAGCGGCGGAACCGGCGGCGGCGATGACGACGGTGGCGATGACGACAGCCCGGTCGTCCCGGTGATGGGTGGACAAAGAGTCATCATCAACGCACAAGGTCGTTTCATCCTCGGCAACCGGGGCGGCGTCGCCACGCCGATTCCGGTGGATGAATACCGGCATGAGATGATGGCCCGCGTGCTCTCGGAAGCCCACAACCTCGACGACTTCCGCGCCTTGTGGGTGGAAGCCAAAAAGCGCCGTCAGCTGATCGCCCACCTGCTGGGCGACCACCTCAGCCCCGAGCTGATCCGCGATGCCGAGCAGATGAACGACTTCGACCTCTACGACTTCTTCGGCAAGCATGGCTACCACGCTAGAGCGCTGACCCGGCCGCAGCGTGGCGCGGAATACCTGAGCGTCAATGCCGCGTGGTTTGCCGACATGGACACCCAACCGGCCACCGTGCTCAAGGGCCTGGGGCATCAGTTCGCGCTGGACGGCACCGAGGCGCTGGAAAGCAGCGCGCTGTGGGAGGTGCCGGAGATCAAGCTGGCGGGCGGGATTAACGCGCTGCGTGCCTTGGGTGCGCCGACGCAGGTGATGCAGGACGCGAAGATGAGGTTGTTTGGGGCATGA
- a CDS encoding DUF1016 N-terminal domain-containing protein, which yields MSLTPQSADFADIAHLIAQAKQRAVQAVNTTLIELYWSVGERISRKIAASDWGDGVVEQLARYLAQTQPGLRGFTRRNLFRMKQFYEAYADHELVSPLVTQLPWTHHLIILSQSQRPEEREFYLRLAVQENWSVSSKRRCSSAGC from the coding sequence ATGAGCCTCACTCCGCAATCTGCCGATTTCGCCGACATCGCCCACCTGATAGCCCAGGCCAAACAGCGTGCGGTGCAGGCCGTCAACACCACGCTGATCGAGCTGTATTGGTCGGTGGGCGAACGCATCAGCCGCAAGATTGCTGCGTCGGATTGGGGTGATGGCGTGGTGGAGCAGCTGGCGCGGTATCTGGCCCAAACCCAGCCGGGGCTGCGTGGATTTACCCGCCGAAACCTGTTTCGTATGAAGCAGTTTTATGAGGCTTACGCCGACCATGAATTAGTGTCACCACTGGTGACACAATTGCCGTGGACGCACCACCTCATCATCCTCAGTCAGAGCCAACGCCCCGAGGAACGCGAGTTTTACCTGCGGCTGGCGGTGCAGGAAAACTGGAGCGTCAGTTCAAAGCGGCGCTGTTCGAGCGCAGGGTGTTAA
- a CDS encoding PDDEXK nuclease domain-containing protein — protein MPQDHAEIDLHRGLLQRLKDFLIELGRDFCFVDSEYPVRVGGRDFALDLLFFHRGLNSLVAIELKVGRFEPEYLGKLIFYLEALDRDVKKSHENPAIGVLLCASKDDEVVEYALSRSSSPALIAEYQTQLTDKALLRAKLHEFYLQNIQALNESED, from the coding sequence TTGCCCCAGGATCATGCCGAAATCGACCTGCACCGTGGTTTGCTGCAGCGGCTGAAGGATTTTTTGATTGAGCTGGGACGTGATTTTTGCTTTGTGGACAGTGAATATCCCGTGCGGGTCGGCGGGCGTGACTTTGCACTGGACTTGTTGTTCTTTCACCGTGGGCTGAACAGCCTGGTGGCTATTGAACTGAAGGTGGGTCGCTTCGAGCCGGAATACCTGGGTAAGCTGATTTTTTATTTGGAAGCGCTGGATCGGGATGTCAAAAAATCACATGAAAACCCGGCTATCGGTGTGCTGCTGTGTGCCAGCAAAGACGACGAGGTGGTGGAGTATGCGCTGAGCCGCAGTTCATCGCCAGCGCTGATCGCCGAATACCAAACCCAATTGACGGACAAAGCCTTGCTGCGCGCCAAGCTGCATGAGTTTTATCTGCAAAACATCCAAGCCTTGAACGAGAGTGAAGACTGA
- a CDS encoding type I restriction-modification system subunit M yields the protein MARPKRNDKAPKAIASTQSLSAFVKSICDVMRRSNCASALQYVPELTWILFLRILDAQEAREAEQAEVSGNDFSPALRSPYRWQDWAAPWSDKAGHPKISDGKVQGWKRQELFAAGDGRLFDFINKELLPHLHALDVDPRTNLPNPAASPKQRIIGRIMTAVERVRVDDEANLRDILDRVHEISIDHIDDQHFFTLSQVYEDLLLKMGEKNSDGGQFFTPREVIRAMVHTVNPSLGKTVYDPCCGTGGFLAVAYEHVERKLGKIPASTDIEKLKHDTFFGREKENLVFPIALANLVLHGIDQPNLWHGNSLTRRATYAELFRHAPAQFDVILTNPPFGGKEGRDAQKNFAFETGATQVLFVQDILSELAPGGTCAIVLDEGLLFRTNESAFVETKRKLTDECDLWAIVSLPGGVFSTAGAGVKTNLLFFTKGKKTERIWYYDLSWVKVGKKTPLTLAHFGFGKDGEILADDALPAILTTDWLADEENAGKPFPSYARMLQHHGQAEGASRYSWTVDFTARRAKAREEMQPLQDKAAGIKATVVDLKERLKQLKKAKADAKQIETLETDIREQEKAARDLEAEAAAIDAAVFDLKAVNPNAVAVIDDRTPGEIIESIAAQGRIVADALARLNQLMAAPEAQA from the coding sequence ATGGCCCGCCCCAAAAGAAACGATAAAGCCCCCAAGGCCATTGCCTCCACTCAGTCGCTTTCGGCCTTTGTAAAAAGCATCTGTGATGTGATGCGCCGCTCCAACTGCGCCAGTGCGCTGCAATACGTGCCAGAGCTGACCTGGATTTTGTTTCTGCGGATTCTCGATGCGCAGGAAGCGCGCGAAGCGGAACAGGCTGAGGTATCGGGCAACGATTTTTCGCCCGCGCTGCGCAGCCCCTACCGCTGGCAGGACTGGGCCGCGCCCTGGTCTGACAAGGCCGGTCACCCCAAGATATCCGATGGCAAAGTCCAAGGCTGGAAGCGGCAGGAGCTGTTCGCTGCCGGGGACGGCAGGCTGTTCGACTTCATCAACAAAGAACTGTTACCGCATCTGCACGCACTGGATGTGGACCCGCGCACCAATCTGCCCAACCCGGCAGCCAGCCCGAAGCAGCGCATCATTGGCCGCATCATGACGGCGGTGGAGCGGGTGCGCGTGGATGACGAAGCCAACCTGCGCGACATCCTCGACCGGGTGCATGAAATCAGTATCGATCACATCGACGACCAGCACTTCTTCACGCTGTCGCAGGTGTACGAAGATTTGCTGCTGAAGATGGGCGAGAAAAATTCCGACGGCGGCCAGTTCTTTACCCCGCGCGAGGTGATTCGTGCCATGGTGCACACCGTGAATCCATCGCTGGGTAAAACGGTGTACGACCCCTGCTGCGGCACAGGTGGCTTTCTCGCCGTGGCGTATGAGCATGTCGAGCGCAAACTGGGCAAAATTCCCGCGTCTACCGACATAGAGAAGCTCAAGCACGATACGTTTTTCGGGCGGGAAAAGGAAAATCTGGTCTTCCCCATTGCGCTGGCCAATCTGGTGCTGCATGGCATTGACCAGCCCAATCTGTGGCATGGCAATTCGCTGACGCGCCGCGCCACTTACGCCGAATTGTTCCGCCATGCGCCCGCGCAGTTCGATGTGATCCTGACCAATCCGCCGTTCGGCGGTAAAGAGGGGCGCGACGCGCAGAAGAATTTTGCATTTGAAACGGGCGCCACCCAAGTGCTGTTCGTGCAGGACATCCTGTCCGAACTGGCGCCGGGTGGCACCTGCGCCATCGTGCTGGATGAAGGCTTGCTGTTCCGCACCAACGAAAGCGCCTTCGTGGAAACCAAGCGCAAGCTCACCGATGAGTGCGATCTGTGGGCCATCGTCAGTCTGCCGGGCGGTGTTTTTTCCACCGCAGGTGCGGGCGTGAAGACTAACCTGCTGTTTTTCACCAAGGGCAAGAAGACCGAACGCATCTGGTATTACGATCTGTCGTGGGTCAAGGTGGGCAAGAAAACCCCGCTGACGCTGGCGCACTTCGGCTTTGGCAAGGATGGCGAAATACTGGCGGATGATGCCTTGCCCGCTATCCTCACTACCGACTGGCTGGCCGATGAAGAAAACGCAGGCAAGCCTTTCCCCAGCTACGCCCGCATGCTGCAACACCACGGCCAAGCCGAGGGTGCCAGCCGCTATTCCTGGACGGTGGATTTCACCGCCCGCCGCGCCAAGGCGCGCGAGGAAATGCAGCCGTTGCAGGACAAGGCTGCTGGCATCAAGGCAACTGTGGTGGATCTGAAAGAACGCCTCAAGCAACTGAAGAAAGCCAAAGCCGACGCGAAACAGATCGAGACATTGGAAACGGATATTCGCGAGCAGGAAAAAGCGGCTCGCGATCTTGAGGCCGAGGCTGCAGCCATCGACGCGGCGGTGTTCGACCTGAAAGCCGTCAACCCCAACGCGGTGGCAGTGATTGATGACCGTACGCCGGGTGAAATCATTGAAAGCATCGCGGCGCAAGGAAGGATCGTGGCGGATGCTCTGGCTCGGTTAAATCAGCTGATGGCCGCACCGGAAGCGCAAGCGTGA
- a CDS encoding VPLPA-CTERM sorting domain-containing protein encodes MDNTPAPSIYVEEYFDASAASKTFAQLRDSNTPVDLTNYAANEISAIGLEFTVNGASVAPNPTNRHNSPTTFSFDPNNIAATATGNIGLAGGMRYRVDVDPPTNRVLMADMILAYNPAEQQKTPESSAWVIYNQVGFSAVAFELFDVTTQLTGNVLTLNGSLGYGWGFDHLGAEVARAANARIGTFSFQTTVVPLPAAVWMFLSGALGLGAAGYRKKAA; translated from the coding sequence TTGGATAACACGCCGGCGCCGTCGATTTATGTAGAAGAGTATTTCGACGCTTCGGCGGCTTCGAAAACATTTGCCCAGTTGCGCGACTCCAACACGCCGGTCGATCTCACGAACTATGCGGCGAACGAAATCTCCGCAATCGGTCTTGAGTTCACCGTGAACGGCGCAAGCGTCGCACCCAATCCGACCAATCGGCACAACAGCCCGACGACTTTTAGCTTCGATCCCAATAACATCGCCGCCACCGCGACCGGAAACATCGGCTTGGCCGGCGGGATGCGTTATCGAGTCGATGTCGATCCACCGACCAACAGAGTCTTAATGGCCGATATGATCCTGGCATACAACCCGGCGGAGCAGCAAAAAACGCCGGAAAGTTCGGCGTGGGTGATCTATAACCAAGTCGGTTTTTCCGCCGTCGCTTTCGAATTGTTCGACGTGACAACGCAGTTAACCGGCAATGTTCTCACCTTGAACGGCAGTTTGGGGTATGGTTGGGGCTTCGACCATCTGGGTGCCGAAGTCGCTAGAGCCGCCAACGCCCGTATCGGCACCTTCAGTTTTCAAACCACGGTAGTCCCGCTGCCTGCCGCGGTCTGGATGTTCCTGAGCGGCGCACTCGGATTGGGCGCGGCCGGCTATCGGAAAAAAGCCGCTTGA